One window of the Equus asinus isolate D_3611 breed Donkey chromosome 28, EquAss-T2T_v2, whole genome shotgun sequence genome contains the following:
- the CTU2 gene encoding cytoplasmic tRNA 2-thiolation protein 2 isoform X15: protein MKLILQTVGFPWHVVALEEVFDLPPSVLRCFAQEPVETEGAYKAAVDSFLQQQHVLGAEGAGDSPSLAQGEEQLSWPCTQDPQNPQSPDRPPTAAQTEALSRLFDSVKTLTAKEELLQALRTHLILHVARTHGYSKVMTGDSCTRLAIKLMTSLALGRGAFLAWDTGFSDERHGDVVVVRPMREHTLKEVAFYNHLFAVPSVFTPALDTKAPEKASIHRLMEAFMLRLQDQFPSTVSTVYRTSEKLVKAPRHGCAASPPGPRCLLCMCALDIDTAGLCLPSPGCSEEGIGEWVLGFSSPLVPSAPLYLQTVPRLLGLRLPCICPRRSPPPHRPLHPAVLQGWGGCRAAVGGPGPARGAALLSQGGPPSLRHRAAVLRLPREHEGLALRGPPATLHLGRGPAPQPELLPQGLHRAADPGVPG from the exons ATGAAGCTGATCCTGCAGACCGTTGGCTTCCCATGGCATGTTGTCGCCTTAGAAGAG GTGTTTGACCTGCCACCATCCGTGCTGCGCTGCTTTGCCCAGGAGCCAGTGGAGACTGAAGGGGCCTATAAGGCAGCTGTGGACAGTTTCCTCCAGCAGCAGCATGTGCTGGGGGCTGAAGGGGCTGGGGACAGCCCCAGCCTCGCCCAAGGGGAGGAACAGCTGAGCTGgccctgcacccaggatccccaGAACCCCCAGAGCCCAGATAGGCCACCCACAGCTGCCCAGACTGAGGCTCTGTCCAGACTCTTTGACTCCGTGAAGACCCTGACAGCCAAGGAGGAGCTTCTGCAGGCACTACG GACCCACTTGATCCTGCATGTGGCCCGGACCCATGGCTACTCCAAGGTGATGACAGGAGACAGTTGCACACGCCTGGCCATCAAACTCATGACCAGCCTGGCACTGGGGAGAGGGGCATTCCTTGCCTGGGATACG GGCTTCTCAGACGAGCGGCACGGCGACGTGGTGGTAGTGCGGCCCATGCGCGAGCACACGCTGAAGGAGGTTGCCTTCTACAACCACCTGTTTGCTGTCCCCTCCGTTTTCACGCCAGCCCTTGACACCAAG GCCCCTGAAAAGGCCAGCATTCACCGGCTGATGGAGGCTTTTATGCTCAGGCTGCAGGACCAGTTCCCCTCCACAGTCAGCACTGTGTACag GACAAGTGAGAAGCTGGTTAAGGCCCCCAGGCATGGCTGTGCTGCCAGTCCCCCTGGCCCCCGCTGCCTGCTCTGTATGTGCGCACTGGACATCGACACTGCTGGTCTGTGTCTGCCTTCCCCAGGGTGCTCAGAGGAGGGCATTGGCGAGTGGGTGTTGGGGTTCAGCAGCCCCCTGGTCCCCTCAGCTCCTCTCTACTTGCAGACAGTGCCACGGCTTTTGGGGCTCAGACTCCCTTGCATCTGTCCCAGAcgcagccccccaccccaccgcccACTGCACCCTGCTGTTCTGCAGGGATGGGGCGGGTGCAGGGCTGCTGTGGGGGGGCCAGGCCCTGCGAGAG GTGCAGCTCTGCTCTCGCAGGGAGGACCCCCGAGCCTGCGTCATCGAGCAGCTGTGCTACGGCTGCCGCGTGAACATGAAGGACTTG CCCTCCGTGGACCCCCTGCCACCCTACATCTTGGCCGAGGCCCGGCTCCGCAGCCAGAG CTGCTTCCCCAGGGCCTGCATCGAGCAGCAGATCCAGGAGTACCTGGTTGA